The proteins below come from a single Paludibacter jiangxiensis genomic window:
- the asnB gene encoding asparagine synthase B gives MCGFVGIFDLKVKAEDLRSQVLKMSKKIRHRGPDWSGIYCGEKAILSHERLSIVDVASGKQPLFSKDGNLILAVNGEIYNHQEIRERYAGKYEFQTKSDCEVILALYRDKGPAFLEDLSGIFAFCLYDKEKDIFMVGRDHVGIIPLYMGWDKQGNFYVASELKSLEGYCNIIQEFMPGHYLYSPDGEVKKWYVRDWMEYDNVKDNTTSINELRTALEDAVRRQLMSDVPYGVLLSGGLDSSIISAVAKKFASKRVEDGSTQDAWWPQLHSFAVGLEGSPDLVAARKVADYIGSVHHEIHFTIEEGLDAVSDVIYHLETYDVTTVRASTPMYLMARVIKSMGVKMVLSGEGADEIFGGYLYFHKAPNAKEFHEETVRKLDKLHLYDCLRANKSLAAWGVEGRVPFLDKEFMDVAMRLNPKDKMAGEGKMEKWVLRKAFEDYLPESVTWRQKEQFSDGVGYSWIDTLKARANAKISDQELANAKYRFPINPPKTKEEYLYRTIFTEHFPSDSAAATVPSDPSVACSTPIALEWDESFKKNADPSGRSVLSVHNDAKEN, from the coding sequence ATGTGTGGATTTGTAGGAATATTCGACCTGAAGGTAAAAGCAGAAGATTTGCGTTCTCAGGTGCTTAAGATGTCAAAGAAAATTCGTCATCGCGGACCCGATTGGTCAGGGATTTATTGTGGAGAGAAGGCAATTTTGTCACATGAACGGCTTTCGATTGTGGATGTTGCTTCGGGTAAACAGCCATTGTTCAGTAAAGATGGGAATCTGATTCTTGCTGTGAATGGCGAAATATATAACCATCAGGAAATTCGTGAACGTTATGCTGGTAAATATGAGTTTCAGACTAAATCTGACTGCGAAGTAATCCTTGCATTGTATCGCGATAAAGGTCCTGCTTTTTTGGAAGATCTGAGCGGTATTTTTGCTTTTTGTCTTTATGATAAAGAAAAAGACATCTTCATGGTTGGTCGTGATCATGTCGGAATTATTCCTTTGTATATGGGCTGGGATAAGCAGGGTAATTTCTATGTGGCCTCAGAATTGAAGTCTTTGGAAGGATATTGCAATATTATTCAGGAATTTATGCCGGGTCACTATCTCTACAGTCCTGATGGAGAAGTGAAGAAATGGTATGTGCGCGACTGGATGGAATATGATAATGTGAAGGATAACACAACGAGCATTAATGAGTTGCGTACTGCACTTGAAGATGCTGTTCGTCGTCAGTTGATGTCCGATGTTCCTTATGGAGTTCTGTTGTCCGGTGGGCTTGATTCCTCCATTATTTCTGCTGTTGCCAAAAAATTTGCATCAAAAAGAGTGGAAGACGGAAGTACTCAGGATGCATGGTGGCCTCAGTTGCATTCATTTGCAGTAGGGCTCGAAGGTTCTCCAGATTTGGTGGCAGCCCGCAAAGTGGCCGATTATATCGGTTCTGTTCACCACGAAATCCACTTCACGATTGAAGAAGGTCTCGATGCGGTCAGTGATGTGATCTATCATCTTGAAACTTATGATGTAACTACAGTACGTGCTTCAACTCCAATGTATCTGATGGCTCGCGTTATTAAGTCGATGGGAGTGAAGATGGTGCTTTCGGGAGAAGGAGCTGATGAAATATTCGGGGGTTACCTTTATTTTCATAAAGCACCGAATGCTAAAGAATTTCATGAAGAAACAGTTCGTAAACTCGACAAACTGCATCTCTATGATTGTTTGCGTGCTAATAAATCGTTGGCAGCATGGGGTGTTGAAGGTCGTGTTCCTTTCCTAGACAAAGAATTTATGGATGTTGCCATGCGCCTGAATCCTAAAGATAAAATGGCTGGCGAAGGTAAAATGGAGAAATGGGTACTTCGCAAAGCTTTTGAAGATTACTTGCCCGAATCTGTTACATGGCGTCAGAAAGAGCAATTTTCGGATGGTGTGGGCTATAGTTGGATTGATACGCTGAAAGCCCGTGCTAACGCTAAGATATCTGATCAGGAATTGGCGAATGCTAAATATCGTTTCCCGATTAATCCTCCTAAAACAAAAGAAGAATACCTGTACCGTACAATTTTCACAGAACATTTCCCCTCGGATTCGGCTGCGGCTACGGTACCATCTGATCCTTCGGTTGCATGTAGTACTCCTATTGCTTTGGAGTGGGACGAAAGCTTCAAAAAGAATGCAGATCCATCAGGGCGTTCGGTACTGTCGGTTCACAATGATGCAAAGGAGAATTGA
- the ftsY gene encoding signal recognition particle-docking protein FtsY, producing MGIFNFFSKEKQETLDKGLEKTKNSVFSKLSRAIAGKSKVDDEVLDNLEEVLVTSDVGIETTLRIIKRIEERVSRDKYMGTSELNAILKEEVAALLAQNNTGEMLDFSNPSDKKPYVIMVVGVNGVGKTTTIGKLAYQFKKAGKSVYLGAADTFRAAAVEQLVIWGERVGVPVVKQQMGSDPASVAFDTLSSAKANDADVIIIDTAGRLHNKVNLMNELTKIKNVMQKVIPDAPHEVLLVLDGSTGQNAFEQARQFTKATEVTALAITKLDGTAKGGVVIGISDQFKIPVHYIGLGEGMEDLQVFAKDEFVESLFK from the coding sequence ATGGGTATTTTTAATTTTTTCTCAAAGGAAAAGCAGGAAACGCTGGATAAAGGATTGGAAAAGACCAAAAACAGCGTGTTCTCTAAACTTTCGCGCGCAATTGCCGGCAAATCGAAAGTGGATGACGAAGTGCTTGATAACCTAGAGGAAGTACTTGTTACGTCAGACGTTGGGATTGAAACTACGCTTCGTATTATTAAGAGGATTGAAGAAAGAGTTTCTCGCGATAAATACATGGGGACGTCCGAGCTGAATGCTATTCTGAAAGAAGAAGTTGCAGCTTTATTGGCTCAAAATAATACCGGAGAAATGCTCGATTTCTCGAATCCATCCGACAAAAAACCTTATGTTATTATGGTGGTTGGCGTTAATGGAGTCGGTAAAACAACAACGATAGGTAAGCTTGCATATCAGTTTAAGAAAGCCGGTAAAAGTGTTTATCTTGGAGCTGCTGATACATTTAGAGCTGCTGCGGTGGAGCAACTTGTGATTTGGGGTGAAAGAGTGGGGGTTCCTGTTGTGAAACAACAAATGGGCTCGGATCCGGCATCCGTAGCGTTTGATACGCTAAGTTCTGCAAAAGCCAATGATGCTGATGTTATTATTATTGATACTGCGGGCCGTTTGCATAACAAAGTGAACCTGATGAATGAACTTACGAAAATCAAAAATGTGATGCAAAAGGTGATTCCTGATGCACCGCATGAAGTTCTTTTGGTTTTGGATGGTTCTACCGGACAAAATGCTTTTGAACAGGCACGTCAGTTTACCAAGGCTACAGAAGTGACCGCGCTTGCAATTACAAAACTCGATGGAACAGCAAAGGGTGGAGTTGTAATTGGAATCTCAGATCAATTTAAAATTCCGGTACATTATATAGGTCTTGGTGAAGGGATGGAAGATCTTCAGGTATTTGCCAAGGATGAGTTTGTGGAATCATTATTCAAATAA
- a CDS encoding alpha/beta hydrolase, translating into MKRIVASVMLLCAIVLLAQSQNKQILPLWPNGAKESNGITTPEKTENQHRIINISEASITVQLPAASKATGAAVVICPGGGYIAEAAFHEGYQFADWLNEHGIAGIVLKYRLPNGHSDIPLTDAKRAMRLVRAHTNEWNIDPKKIAIAGFSAGGHLASTLGTHFDDGDAKASDAVERFSSRPDLMLLFYPVVSMKKNVTHAGSRSNLLGQNPPSELEDLYSNELQVKANTPPTILFLSDDDGAVPPVNSIQFYNALKEKKIPSSMAIFPTGGHGWGMRTNVSFWQIWREMLADWFVKYQFVKQ; encoded by the coding sequence ATGAAACGTATTGTTGCTTCGGTAATGTTATTGTGCGCGATTGTTTTGCTTGCACAATCCCAAAACAAACAAATTTTACCATTGTGGCCGAATGGAGCGAAAGAAAGCAATGGTATTACGACTCCTGAAAAAACGGAAAACCAACATCGAATTATAAATATATCAGAAGCTTCTATAACGGTTCAGTTGCCGGCTGCGTCAAAGGCTACGGGGGCCGCTGTGGTAATCTGCCCTGGGGGTGGTTATATCGCAGAAGCGGCTTTTCATGAAGGATATCAGTTTGCTGATTGGCTCAATGAACATGGAATTGCCGGAATCGTATTAAAATATCGCTTACCAAACGGACACTCCGATATTCCTTTAACCGATGCAAAGCGTGCAATGCGTCTCGTTAGAGCTCATACCAATGAATGGAATATTGATCCGAAGAAAATTGCTATTGCAGGGTTTTCTGCCGGAGGCCATTTGGCATCGACTCTGGGTACTCATTTTGATGATGGTGATGCCAAGGCGTCTGATGCGGTTGAGCGTTTCTCCTCGCGACCTGATTTAATGCTTCTTTTCTATCCGGTTGTGTCCATGAAGAAAAATGTAACTCATGCCGGATCAAGATCGAATCTTTTAGGACAGAATCCGCCCTCAGAGCTTGAAGATCTGTATTCGAACGAGTTACAGGTCAAAGCAAATACACCGCCAACGATTCTGTTTCTTAGCGATGATGATGGTGCAGTTCCTCCGGTAAATAGCATTCAGTTCTATAATGCTTTGAAGGAGAAGAAAATCCCTTCATCCATGGCGATATTTCCAACCGGAGGCCATGGCTGGGGAATGAGAACGAATGTCTCTTTCTGGCAAATTTGGAGAGAAATGCTTGCCGATTGGTTTGTCAAATATCAGTTTGTAAAGCAATAA
- a CDS encoding LolA family protein: MRKFIFIAVLSLCAASLFAQQEPMAKAALEKAVGMMKSSPVKIVFATTIESASSKKKNNVSGTLVVMGNKFHLTMNGTEAYFDGKTQWVYVPESNEVTISIISARDQKQMNPLSVLSQYSGKDTKIMYSREASTSANQVAIDLFPTSKSANEFRILVKLDKRSNAPQMLQLFGRDGSKTTVTIKSFQKISTDNKSFTFDVKAHPKVSVNDLR, translated from the coding sequence ATGAGAAAGTTTATTTTTATAGCAGTGTTAAGTTTATGTGCTGCCAGCTTATTTGCCCAGCAGGAACCTATGGCAAAGGCAGCTCTTGAGAAAGCCGTTGGCATGATGAAAAGTTCACCGGTTAAAATAGTTTTTGCAACTACGATTGAATCAGCTTCAAGCAAAAAGAAAAATAATGTATCGGGAACGTTAGTTGTGATGGGGAATAAATTTCATCTGACAATGAATGGAACGGAAGCCTATTTTGATGGTAAAACACAATGGGTGTATGTGCCGGAGAGCAATGAGGTGACAATTTCTATCATTTCGGCACGGGATCAGAAGCAAATGAACCCACTTTCGGTATTGTCGCAATACAGTGGAAAGGATACGAAAATCATGTATAGCCGTGAAGCCAGCACTTCCGCCAATCAGGTTGCGATTGATCTGTTTCCTACTTCAAAATCAGCTAACGAGTTTCGTATTCTTGTAAAACTTGATAAGCGTTCAAATGCGCCTCAAATGCTACAGCTTTTTGGTCGCGATGGATCAAAAACAACTGTAACCATTAAATCTTTTCAGAAAATATCCACTGATAACAAGAGTTTTACGTTTGATGTGAAAGCACATCCCAAAGTAAGTGTGAACGATTTGCGCTAA
- a CDS encoding SusC/RagA family TonB-linked outer membrane protein has protein sequence MKNLNVLSTLPTRRWWTILLALLFAMSISAQTISVKGVVKDAKSGETIVGANVIVKGTTTGTVTDVNGNFSLNAPSNATLVVKYVGYQDAELPVAGKSNLVINLQESSIALSEVVAIGYGQVKKNDLTGSVVAVSTDKMNKGLATSFTDILSGKMAGVNISTSGGAPGAGATIRIRGGSSMSASNDPLIVVDNVPIEGSGVNGMSNPLSGINPQDIETFTVLKDASATAIYGSRASNGVILITTKKGSLKQKFAVSYDGSASVSTIAKKVDVLSADEFRTFVRDYWAGSPSVPALLGNFNTNWQDLIYKTAWGHDHNLSIAGAAGKLPYRVSVGYTNQDGILKTSNYSRTTASLSLNPTLLNDHLKVNANVKGSYSTNRFADTGAIGAALEFDPTQQIYSASKYGNNYFMWLKTDGTPQSLGTANPLSVLTEKRDVSYVYQSIGNLQLDYKFHAIPELRANLNLAYDISKSDGSTTINANSPISYVWGSKKNGAGSYAPYYQKKTNTLLDFYLDYAKTFGVHSIDLMGGYSWQHFFNTSWSSTVYTDNVANVPRVDYPTAYQLVSFFGRFNYTLMDRYLLTFTLRDDGTSRFSKDNRWGLFPSVALAWKMKEESFLKDVNWLSDLKLRLGYGQTGQQNLNISNDYPYIPTYNLSTYNDAQYLFGSQWYHLLRPSYFNTSLKWESTTTYNAGIDLGFLNNRITASVDVYKRVTDNMINVIPVAAGTNFINEMVTNIGSMENKGVEFTITGKPVVSRHFTWDLSYNLGYNKNEITKLTSSPDASYGVPGGDISGGTGNKIYIQKVGYPVNSYYVYKQVYDTKGNPIEGAYNNNATLYCDHSPAPDVTMGLSSRMNYKQWYLNFSMRASIGNYNYNNVQSSKEFKNQSFTTGSLKNLLSTSLDTNFKNAQYISDYYIQNASFAKMDNVTLGYNFDKFLASKLRASVYGTVQNVFTITKYKGLDPEVSNGIDNNIYPRPRVFIMGLRVNF, from the coding sequence ATGAAGAATTTGAATGTTCTTTCTACGCTTCCCACGCGTAGATGGTGGACGATCCTCCTTGCGCTTCTCTTTGCAATGAGTATTTCCGCTCAAACAATTTCTGTGAAAGGCGTTGTGAAAGATGCCAAATCAGGAGAAACAATTGTCGGTGCTAATGTTATAGTTAAAGGCACCACTACGGGAACGGTTACCGATGTTAACGGTAATTTCTCACTCAATGCTCCTTCCAATGCAACTTTAGTCGTAAAATATGTCGGCTATCAGGATGCAGAATTACCCGTTGCGGGAAAATCCAATTTAGTTATTAATTTACAGGAAAGCTCGATTGCTTTATCAGAAGTAGTTGCTATCGGTTATGGTCAGGTAAAGAAAAACGACCTGACAGGTTCGGTTGTGGCTGTCAGCACAGACAAGATGAATAAAGGGTTGGCTACTTCTTTTACAGATATCTTGTCGGGTAAAATGGCCGGGGTGAACATCTCTACATCGGGCGGAGCTCCGGGAGCCGGTGCAACTATCCGTATTCGTGGTGGGTCATCCATGAGCGCAAGTAACGATCCGTTAATTGTAGTTGATAACGTGCCTATTGAAGGATCCGGCGTGAACGGTATGTCAAATCCCCTTTCCGGTATCAATCCGCAGGATATTGAAACATTTACGGTGTTGAAGGATGCTTCTGCAACTGCTATTTATGGGTCAAGAGCTTCGAATGGTGTTATTCTTATAACTACCAAAAAAGGCTCTTTGAAGCAGAAATTTGCAGTGTCTTATGATGGAAGTGCTTCTGTAAGTACAATAGCAAAGAAAGTAGATGTTTTATCTGCAGATGAATTCAGAACGTTTGTTCGTGACTATTGGGCAGGTTCACCTTCAGTTCCGGCTCTTCTTGGTAATTTTAATACCAACTGGCAGGATTTAATTTACAAAACAGCTTGGGGACATGACCACAACTTAAGTATTGCTGGTGCAGCCGGCAAACTTCCATACCGTGTTTCTGTCGGATATACCAATCAGGATGGTATTCTGAAAACGTCTAATTACTCACGTACTACAGCATCTTTAAGTTTGAATCCAACTCTGTTGAACGATCATTTGAAAGTTAATGCGAATGTAAAGGGTTCTTATTCAACTAACCGTTTTGCCGATACAGGCGCTATTGGTGCTGCGTTAGAATTTGATCCTACACAACAAATTTACTCTGCAAGCAAGTATGGCAACAATTATTTCATGTGGCTGAAAACAGACGGTACACCACAATCTTTGGGAACAGCCAATCCACTTTCGGTTCTGACAGAGAAAAGAGATGTTTCTTACGTTTATCAAAGTATCGGTAATCTTCAACTCGATTATAAATTTCACGCTATTCCTGAACTGAGAGCCAATTTGAACCTTGCTTATGACATCTCTAAATCGGATGGTTCTACAACAATAAATGCAAATTCACCGATATCATACGTTTGGGGGTCAAAGAAGAATGGTGCAGGTTCGTATGCTCCATACTATCAGAAAAAAACCAATACTTTGCTTGATTTCTATCTGGACTATGCCAAAACATTCGGCGTTCACTCTATCGACCTGATGGGTGGTTACTCCTGGCAGCACTTCTTTAATACAAGCTGGTCATCAACAGTATATACTGATAATGTAGCCAATGTTCCCCGTGTTGATTATCCTACAGCATATCAATTGGTATCGTTCTTTGGACGTTTCAATTATACATTGATGGACAGATATCTATTGACCTTTACGCTGCGTGATGACGGAACTTCACGTTTCAGCAAAGACAATCGCTGGGGTCTTTTCCCATCAGTGGCTTTAGCATGGAAAATGAAAGAAGAATCGTTCCTTAAAGATGTTAACTGGTTAAGCGATTTGAAATTGAGATTGGGTTATGGTCAAACCGGTCAGCAAAACCTGAATATCAGCAACGACTATCCTTATATTCCAACTTACAATTTAAGTACATACAATGATGCTCAGTACCTGTTTGGAAGTCAATGGTATCACTTGCTGCGTCCTTCTTATTTCAACACAAGTTTGAAATGGGAAAGCACAACAACATACAATGCCGGAATTGATCTGGGCTTCTTAAACAATAGAATTACAGCAAGCGTTGATGTATATAAAAGAGTAACCGATAACATGATAAATGTTATTCCGGTAGCTGCAGGTACTAACTTCATCAATGAAATGGTAACCAATATTGGTAGCATGGAAAATAAAGGTGTTGAGTTTACAATTACAGGAAAGCCAGTTGTATCACGCCATTTTACATGGGATCTGAGCTATAATCTTGGTTATAATAAAAATGAAATTACAAAACTGACCAGTTCGCCTGATGCCTCTTATGGAGTTCCTGGTGGTGATATCAGCGGTGGTACAGGAAATAAGATCTATATCCAGAAAGTAGGATATCCGGTCAACTCATATTATGTTTACAAACAGGTGTACGATACCAAAGGAAATCCGATTGAAGGAGCCTACAACAATAATGCAACATTGTACTGCGACCACAGTCCGGCTCCTGATGTAACAATGGGTCTGTCTTCCCGCATGAATTACAAACAATGGTATTTGAATTTCTCTATGCGCGCAAGCATTGGAAATTATAACTACAATAATGTTCAGTCGTCTAAAGAATTTAAAAACCAATCATTCACAACCGGTAGTTTGAAGAACCTATTGTCGACATCACTTGATACCAACTTCAAGAATGCTCAATACATCTCGGATTACTATATTCAGAATGCTTCATTTGCAAAAATGGACAATGTAACATTAGGTTATAATTTTGATAAGTTCTTAGCATCCAAATTGAGAGCAAGTGTATACGGAACCGTACAAAATGTATTTACCATTACTAAGTATAAAG